In a single window of the Veillonella sp. genome:
- a CDS encoding peptide chain release factor 3, translating into MTFLEEVQRRRTFAIISHPDAGKTTLTEKLLLYGGAIHLAGSVKSRKTAKHAVSDWMEIEKQRGISVTSSVLQFDYDGCRVNILDTPGHQDFSEDTYRTLMAADSAVMLIDVAKGVEAQTKKLFAVSKERGIPIFTFVNKIDHFGRSPFDLMEEIENVLGIRTCPMNWPIGINGEYKGVYDREHETIELFAKDETHGQEKLASEKGALTDPRMKELLGDDVYQALLDDIELLDVAGDPFDFDKVRAGELTPMFFGSAMTNFGVKPFLEKFLELAPSPAPRQAVEEMVQPTSEDFSALVFKIQANMDPNHHDRIVFMRICSGKFEKGMSVLHRQSNKTIRLSQPQQFLATERTIVEDAYPGDIIGVFDAGTMGVGDTLCAQKHKVTFGDFPVFPPEFFARVSPKDTMKRKQFQKGMTQLAQEGAVQIFEQPGALDSFVVGAVGMLQFEVLEYRLKNEYGVDLLNNTLPYSVARWIDGEVDITSLKGVDNAMIVKDNRDRTVVLISNEWQMGWVQERNPDVTFLTTPKLHHEL; encoded by the coding sequence ATGACATTTTTAGAAGAAGTGCAACGTCGTCGTACGTTTGCTATCATATCTCACCCGGATGCGGGTAAAACTACATTAACAGAAAAATTACTTTTATACGGTGGTGCCATTCACTTGGCGGGGTCCGTTAAATCTCGTAAAACAGCAAAACACGCCGTATCTGACTGGATGGAGATCGAAAAACAACGTGGTATCTCTGTAACGAGTTCCGTATTGCAATTCGACTACGATGGCTGTCGTGTCAACATCCTAGATACCCCTGGTCACCAAGACTTCTCTGAAGATACATACCGTACATTGATGGCTGCCGATAGCGCTGTCATGCTTATCGACGTTGCAAAAGGTGTCGAAGCGCAAACGAAAAAACTATTTGCCGTATCTAAAGAACGCGGTATTCCTATCTTTACCTTTGTAAATAAAATTGACCATTTCGGTCGTAGCCCATTTGACTTAATGGAAGAAATCGAAAACGTTCTTGGCATTCGTACTTGCCCTATGAACTGGCCAATTGGCATCAACGGTGAATACAAAGGCGTATACGATAGAGAGCACGAAACTATCGAGCTCTTCGCAAAAGACGAAACACATGGTCAAGAAAAGTTAGCCTCTGAAAAAGGTGCTTTGACGGATCCTCGCATGAAAGAATTATTAGGTGACGACGTATATCAAGCATTGCTTGATGATATTGAATTATTAGACGTTGCTGGCGATCCATTCGATTTTGATAAGGTTCGTGCTGGTGAATTAACCCCAATGTTCTTCGGCTCCGCTATGACTAACTTTGGTGTAAAACCATTCTTGGAAAAATTCTTGGAACTGGCTCCATCCCCTGCTCCACGACAAGCCGTGGAAGAAATGGTGCAACCTACAAGCGAAGACTTCTCCGCTTTAGTATTTAAAATTCAAGCGAATATGGACCCTAATCACCACGACCGCATCGTATTTATGCGTATCTGCTCTGGTAAATTCGAAAAAGGTATGTCCGTATTACATCGCCAATCTAACAAGACGATTCGCTTGTCTCAGCCTCAACAATTCTTGGCTACCGAACGTACCATCGTAGAAGATGCATATCCTGGTGATATTATCGGGGTCTTTGATGCTGGCACAATGGGTGTAGGCGATACACTATGTGCACAAAAACACAAGGTAACATTTGGTGACTTCCCTGTGTTCCCACCAGAATTCTTCGCCCGCGTATCTCCAAAAGATACGATGAAGCGTAAGCAATTCCAAAAAGGCATGACACAGTTGGCCCAAGAAGGTGCTGTTCAAATCTTTGAACAACCAGGTGCCCTTGATTCCTTTGTCGTTGGTGCCGTAGGTATGCTTCAATTTGAAGTTCTGGAATACCGTCTAAAAAATGAATATGGTGTTGATTTATTAAATAATACATTACCATACAGTGTTGCTCGTTGGATTGATGGTGAAGTAGATATTACATCTTTAAAAGGTGTAGACAATGCGATGATCGTTAAAGATAATCGTGATCGTACTGTAGTCCTCATCTCCAATGAATGGCAAATGGGTTGGGTTCAAGAACGTAATCCTGACGTTACATTCTTAACGACCCCAAAACTTCATCACGAACTATAG
- a CDS encoding sodium/glutamate symporter, producing the protein MPLIDLALVNDVWTLKLSMIQTVGLAVITLFIGTWINKHSKFLQRMCMPAPAVGALPFAFLTAILSYYKILNITFEGSLQTFLMLAFFTTIGLMASLKVLKKGGIFIIFFFLACAVWIVVQNTAGIMIAKALGVEPIIGIMAGSVSMIGGLGTAGAFGPYYEQLLGIPGTASAAVAAATFGMVAGTILGAPVGERIIKMHKVKTPYENPELMEDEGIDMIEDHVESGGKQFNSQDLLTICMWIGLALGIGTIVSAGLSILTPLPAYIGAMICAAVIRNYGDFTKAYKINDAALDAVSNVALSLFVTMAINSLKLVQLIDLALPLITILLAQCVLICVFAYIIYFIFGRNYDAVMLGAGAIGFGLGATPNALVNMLSLASKHGPSPRAWLVVSLVGAFLIDFANAFLITTMAGILY; encoded by the coding sequence ATGCCACTTATTGACTTAGCGTTAGTCAACGATGTATGGACATTGAAACTGTCTATGATCCAAACTGTAGGCCTCGCTGTAATCACGTTATTCATTGGTACTTGGATTAACAAGCATTCCAAGTTCTTGCAACGTATGTGTATGCCTGCACCAGCTGTAGGGGCTTTGCCATTTGCATTCTTAACTGCCATTCTTTCTTACTATAAGATTTTGAACATTACCTTTGAAGGCTCCCTACAAACATTCTTAATGCTTGCCTTCTTTACTACTATCGGTTTGATGGCTTCTTTGAAAGTCCTCAAAAAAGGCGGTATCTTCATTATCTTCTTCTTCCTCGCTTGTGCAGTATGGATTGTTGTACAAAACACAGCAGGTATTATGATTGCTAAAGCGTTAGGTGTTGAACCAATCATCGGTATTATGGCTGGTTCCGTATCTATGATTGGTGGTCTTGGTACTGCTGGCGCCTTCGGTCCATATTACGAACAATTGCTTGGTATCCCTGGTACAGCATCCGCAGCGGTTGCTGCCGCAACATTCGGTATGGTAGCAGGTACAATTCTCGGTGCTCCTGTAGGTGAACGCATTATTAAAATGCACAAAGTTAAAACACCTTACGAAAACCCAGAGTTAATGGAAGATGAAGGCATTGACATGATTGAGGATCACGTTGAAAGTGGTGGCAAACAGTTCAATTCCCAAGATCTTTTAACAATCTGTATGTGGATTGGCCTTGCATTAGGTATCGGTACTATCGTAAGTGCTGGTTTATCTATCTTAACTCCACTTCCTGCATATATCGGCGCAATGATTTGTGCCGCAGTAATCCGTAACTACGGTGACTTCACTAAAGCTTACAAAATCAACGATGCCGCACTTGATGCAGTATCCAATGTAGCATTATCTCTATTCGTAACTATGGCTATCAATAGCTTGAAACTAGTTCAATTAATCGATCTTGCTTTACCACTTATTACAATTTTACTAGCACAATGTGTACTTATCTGTGTATTTGCATACATTATCTACTTCATCTTTGGTCGCAACTACGATGCTGTTATGCTTGGCGCTGGTGCCATCGGCTTCGGCTTAGGTGCTACACCAAATGCATTGGTTAATATGTTATCCTTAGCAAGTAAACATGGTCCATCCCCTCGTGCATGGCTCGTAGTTTCCTTGGTAGGTGCATTCTTAATCGACTTTGCTAATGCTTTCCTAATTACAACAATGGCTGGCATTCTTTACTAA
- a CDS encoding LysR family transcriptional regulator — protein sequence MTLQQLKYVTTIANIGSISEAAKRLFVSQPSLTKAIKELEKEMGITIFDRTNKGITVSKEGERFLGYARQVLEQAALLEEQYKSQSGGKKQFSVSTQHYSFAVNAFVELLKSAGIDQYDVSLRETQTYEIIDDVAHMKSEIGLLFYNDFNRPVLEKLIHTNELTFTELFTAHPHIFIGKNHPLANKKVVSMDELEEYPYISFEQGDHNSFYFSEEIFSTVVRPKHIRVRDRASLFSLLLGLDGYTVSSGVIDEEVNGENIISVPLAEEGLMHIGYITNNKMHRSRLGQEYIQALEQYVGNYGRHIKLPETKE from the coding sequence ATGACCTTACAACAATTAAAGTATGTCACAACAATTGCAAATATAGGCAGTATTAGTGAAGCTGCTAAGAGACTCTTCGTCTCGCAACCAAGTCTAACAAAAGCTATTAAGGAATTGGAAAAGGAAATGGGCATTACCATTTTCGACCGAACCAATAAAGGGATTACTGTTTCTAAAGAAGGGGAACGTTTCCTCGGCTATGCACGCCAAGTACTAGAACAAGCCGCTTTATTGGAAGAGCAATATAAAAGCCAAAGCGGTGGTAAAAAACAATTCTCCGTTTCTACGCAACATTACTCCTTTGCAGTGAATGCCTTTGTAGAACTATTAAAAAGCGCAGGCATCGATCAATATGATGTATCCTTACGAGAAACCCAAACCTATGAAATCATCGATGACGTAGCTCATATGAAGAGTGAGATTGGTTTACTCTTCTATAATGATTTCAACAGACCTGTACTAGAGAAATTAATTCACACTAATGAATTAACATTTACAGAGTTATTTACCGCACACCCACATATTTTCATAGGCAAAAACCATCCACTAGCTAATAAAAAGGTTGTGTCTATGGACGAGTTAGAGGAATATCCTTATATCTCCTTTGAGCAAGGCGATCACAACTCCTTCTATTTCTCTGAAGAAATCTTTAGTACCGTTGTACGACCAAAACATATTCGTGTACGCGATAGAGCTTCCCTCTTTAGTTTATTACTTGGTCTAGATGGATATACCGTATCAAGTGGTGTCATAGATGAAGAAGTAAATGGGGAAAATATTATCTCTGTACCTCTTGCCGAAGAAGGTTTGATGCACATCGGTTACATTACCAATAACAAAATGCATCGCAGCCGTTTAGGGCAAGAATATATTCAAGCCTTAGAACAGTATGTAGGCAACTATGGTAGACATATTAAACTACCTGAAACAAAAGAATAA
- a CDS encoding 3D domain-containing protein — protein MRIHKTHKRYISSVVAGLIVTAVTMTGFSYNDKTVTVMVDGAAHTVRTHLNSNEGIVRDAGVKLNPNDKVISSSTSVQNGTTLTVVRAIPVYVTVNGKTRAVFTTETTAQGVANELGFKMPNYAVVGDANGSVLSGTHITIAQVTSRSLSTVDQEIAIQVIRQKDDTMAQGEEEVVQVGQPGLERVQRETLYSNGTVIKTNDVSKVTQREMVPTIIKEGTREVTTSRNIAGRSSRAIVMEASAYLAGDGDGAGITATGVPAVRGIAAVDPDVIPLGTRLFIPGYGEAIAADTGGAIVGNKIDLVMDSYGEAMDFGRQDVTVYVLD, from the coding sequence ATGAGAATTCATAAGACACACAAACGATATATTTCGTCTGTTGTTGCTGGATTGATTGTAACAGCTGTAACTATGACAGGTTTTTCTTATAATGATAAAACCGTTACCGTTATGGTAGATGGTGCAGCACACACTGTTAGAACACATTTAAATTCTAACGAAGGTATCGTACGCGATGCCGGGGTTAAATTAAATCCAAATGATAAAGTTATTTCCAGCTCAACATCTGTTCAAAATGGTACAACATTAACTGTTGTACGTGCCATTCCAGTTTATGTAACTGTTAATGGTAAGACTAGAGCTGTTTTCACAACAGAAACAACTGCACAAGGCGTTGCTAATGAACTTGGTTTCAAAATGCCTAACTACGCTGTAGTAGGCGATGCAAATGGTTCTGTATTAAGTGGTACACATATTACAATTGCACAAGTAACAAGTCGATCCTTGTCTACTGTTGATCAAGAAATTGCTATTCAAGTAATTCGACAAAAAGATGATACAATGGCACAAGGTGAAGAAGAGGTTGTTCAAGTTGGTCAACCTGGTTTAGAACGAGTGCAACGTGAAACATTATATAGTAATGGTACGGTTATTAAAACAAATGACGTATCTAAAGTAACACAACGCGAAATGGTACCTACTATTATTAAAGAAGGTACTCGTGAAGTGACTACATCTCGTAATATTGCTGGTCGCTCATCTCGTGCTATCGTAATGGAAGCTTCTGCTTACCTTGCTGGCGATGGTGATGGTGCTGGTATTACGGCAACGGGTGTACCTGCAGTACGCGGTATTGCAGCGGTTGACCCAGATGTTATTCCATTGGGGACACGTTTATTTATCCCTGGTTACGGTGAAGCTATTGCTGCTGATACAGGCGGTGCCATTGTGGGTAACAAAATTGACCTTGTAATGGACTCTTATGGTGAGGCTATGGACTTTGGTCGTCAAGACGTTACAGTGTACGTATTGGACTAA
- the msrB gene encoding peptide-methionine (R)-S-oxide reductase MsrB — MNEHTIYLGGGCFWGLQGYIRKISGVISTEVGYANGPTENPSYEDVCHDSGHVEALKVTYDADILSLDHLIQYFLRAIDPFSINKQGGDVGIQYRTGIYYIDKADKAIIERTLARAQSFEGKPFAIEILPLSNYYSAEEYHQDYLDKNPNGYCHIPLGLSDEPLIDDNAYNKPSEEDLKALSPQEFEVTQNSATDAPFSHELTDEFKAGLYVDITTGEPLFVSAHKFESHCGWPSFIKPITKDVIKYYQDDSHGMNRIEVRSRIGNAHLGHVFEDGPNGSLRYCINGSALRFIPKDNLKGTKYEYLIPYIED, encoded by the coding sequence ATGAATGAACATACTATATATTTAGGGGGCGGTTGTTTCTGGGGCCTTCAAGGGTATATTAGAAAAATCTCTGGCGTGATTTCCACTGAAGTAGGCTATGCCAATGGTCCTACGGAAAATCCAAGTTATGAAGATGTCTGTCATGATAGTGGTCACGTGGAAGCGCTAAAGGTTACCTACGATGCAGACATACTCTCCTTGGACCATTTGATTCAATATTTCCTACGTGCTATCGATCCATTTAGTATTAATAAACAAGGTGGCGACGTAGGTATTCAATATCGAACTGGTATTTACTATATAGATAAAGCCGATAAGGCTATTATTGAACGTACCTTAGCTCGTGCTCAATCCTTCGAAGGTAAACCATTTGCTATTGAAATATTACCTCTATCTAACTACTACTCTGCAGAGGAATATCATCAAGATTACTTAGATAAAAACCCTAACGGTTATTGTCACATTCCATTAGGCCTATCTGATGAGCCACTTATCGATGACAATGCCTATAATAAGCCTTCTGAGGAAGATCTCAAGGCTTTATCTCCTCAAGAGTTCGAAGTTACACAAAACTCTGCTACAGATGCACCATTCAGTCATGAGTTAACTGATGAATTTAAAGCAGGTCTTTATGTAGATATCACTACGGGAGAACCCCTCTTCGTGTCCGCCCATAAATTTGAGTCTCACTGTGGTTGGCCTAGCTTCATAAAGCCAATCACAAAGGATGTCATTAAATACTATCAAGATGACTCTCATGGCATGAATCGCATCGAAGTCCGCAGCCGTATTGGTAATGCGCATTTAGGCCATGTATTTGAAGATGGTCCTAATGGTTCACTTCGCTACTGTATTAACGGATCTGCTTTACGATTTATTCCTAAAGATAATTTAAAAGGTACAAAGTACGAATATTTAATTCCATATATTGAAGACTAA
- the rsmA gene encoding 16S rRNA (adenine(1518)-N(6)/adenine(1519)-N(6))-dimethyltransferase RsmA, whose amino-acid sequence MLESVIASPEVVHYICKRFDIKMSKKLGQNFLIKRGIVDEIVHAAELTPGEPVLEVGPGIGTLTQGLAQSGADVTAIELDRRLLEVLDTTLASYDNVRIVHGDVLKLDVPTIMNHKPFKVVANLPYYITTPIIMSLLESKLPIERLVVMVQKEVALRMVAKPGTKDYGALSVAVQYYTEPDIVLDVPPKSFLPAPAVTSSVIRCVLRDKPPVDVIDEKLFFRVVKAGFAQRRKTFANTMKTTGLSKDRIEELLAKANIDGQRRGETFTLQEFADVANAWAALIK is encoded by the coding sequence ATGTTAGAATCAGTAATTGCAAGCCCTGAAGTAGTACATTATATATGTAAACGCTTCGATATTAAAATGAGTAAGAAATTAGGGCAGAACTTTCTTATTAAGAGAGGTATTGTAGACGAAATTGTACATGCTGCGGAATTGACACCTGGTGAACCTGTACTAGAGGTAGGTCCTGGTATTGGGACATTGACACAGGGGTTAGCACAAAGTGGTGCCGATGTAACTGCCATTGAATTAGACCGTCGCTTATTAGAGGTTCTAGATACTACGTTGGCCTCTTATGATAATGTACGTATTGTCCATGGTGATGTGTTGAAACTCGATGTGCCAACCATTATGAACCATAAACCATTTAAAGTGGTTGCTAATTTGCCATACTATATTACAACACCTATTATTATGTCTCTATTGGAAAGTAAATTACCGATAGAACGCCTTGTTGTAATGGTGCAAAAAGAGGTGGCCTTACGTATGGTGGCTAAGCCAGGTACAAAGGATTATGGTGCACTATCTGTAGCCGTACAGTACTATACTGAGCCAGATATTGTACTTGATGTACCGCCTAAATCTTTCTTGCCGGCTCCAGCTGTAACAAGCTCTGTTATTCGCTGCGTATTACGTGACAAGCCTCCTGTTGATGTTATTGACGAGAAACTATTCTTCCGAGTTGTGAAAGCTGGTTTTGCGCAACGACGTAAAACATTCGCTAATACAATGAAAACAACGGGCTTATCAAAAGACAGAATCGAAGAGCTATTAGCAAAAGCCAATATCGATGGGCAACGAAGAGGAGAGACATTCACTCTTCAAGAGTTTGCTGATGTAGCTAATGCATGGGCTGCTTTAATTAAATAG
- a CDS encoding 5-methyltetrahydropteroyltriglutamate--homocysteine S-methyltransferase: MSKQLAPFHFDIVGSFLRPAELKEAREAFTKGNITREELTAVEDRLITDLIQKQKAAGLPVITDGEFRRAYWHLDFMWGFNGVKEIELEHGYKFVGQETAPGSLALTGKITGTNHPFVEHFKFVKQFEDEHTTARQTIPAPSQFLAELFREDNGITTRSFYPDLEELIQDIAAAYRQVIKDLYEAGCRNIQFDDCTWGMCCDHAYWTGRQKDKNVTIEGETAKYLRLNNLALEGRPHDLAFTTHVCRGNYNSTWAASGGYEPVAPILFAKEKVDAYYLEFDDDRSGGFEPLREVSPNKKVVLGLITSKCPELEDKEVIKERIKEATKYIPLERLCLSPQCGFASCEIGNQLTEEQQWAKLALVKEIAHEVWGD; the protein is encoded by the coding sequence ATGTCCAAACAATTAGCACCATTTCATTTTGATATCGTAGGTTCCTTCCTACGCCCAGCAGAATTAAAAGAAGCTCGTGAAGCTTTTACAAAAGGAAATATTACAAGAGAAGAACTAACAGCTGTTGAAGATCGTCTCATTACAGACCTCATTCAAAAACAAAAAGCAGCAGGTCTTCCTGTTATCACTGATGGTGAATTCCGCCGTGCATACTGGCACTTAGATTTCATGTGGGGATTCAATGGCGTAAAAGAAATTGAACTTGAACACGGTTACAAATTCGTTGGACAAGAAACTGCGCCAGGCTCTCTCGCCCTTACTGGTAAAATTACAGGTACTAACCATCCATTTGTAGAGCATTTCAAATTCGTAAAACAATTTGAAGATGAACATACTACGGCTCGTCAAACAATTCCTGCTCCATCCCAATTCTTAGCTGAATTATTCCGTGAGGATAATGGTATTACAACACGCTCCTTCTACCCTGATTTAGAAGAATTAATTCAAGACATTGCTGCTGCATACCGTCAAGTAATTAAAGACCTCTATGAAGCAGGTTGCCGCAACATCCAATTTGATGATTGCACTTGGGGTATGTGCTGTGACCACGCTTACTGGACTGGTCGCCAAAAAGATAAAAACGTTACTATTGAAGGTGAAACAGCTAAATACCTTCGCTTAAATAACTTAGCACTCGAAGGTCGACCTCATGATTTGGCGTTCACAACGCATGTATGCCGTGGTAATTATAACTCTACTTGGGCTGCTAGTGGTGGTTATGAACCAGTTGCACCAATTCTATTCGCCAAAGAAAAAGTAGATGCATACTATCTAGAATTTGATGATGATCGCTCTGGTGGATTTGAACCATTGCGTGAAGTTTCTCCTAATAAAAAAGTCGTATTAGGTCTTATTACATCTAAATGCCCAGAATTAGAGGATAAAGAGGTTATCAAAGAACGTATCAAAGAAGCTACAAAATATATTCCTCTTGAAAGACTTTGCCTCTCCCCTCAATGTGGCTTCGCATCTTGTGAAATCGGCAACCAATTGACCGAAGAGCAACAATGGGCTAAACTTGCATTAGTTAAAGAAATAGCTCATGAAGTTTGGGGTGATTAA
- the rnmV gene encoding ribonuclease M5, with the protein MLKQVIVVEGKSDIQRIAQAVEADCIATEGFTLRKGVIDMIRVAYEKRGIIILTDPDTAGERIRRVLTKKFPNAQHAFVPRDEAFANDDIGIEQASPESIRKALSTLHVESLESSNEFSMVDLVRHGLSGMPDSAARRAVIGAKLGIGYGNGKQFLYCLNHYGISRDAFEEAVNS; encoded by the coding sequence ATGCTCAAACAAGTCATCGTAGTAGAAGGAAAATCTGATATACAACGTATTGCACAAGCCGTGGAAGCAGACTGTATTGCGACAGAGGGTTTTACACTTCGTAAAGGCGTTATTGATATGATTCGTGTAGCTTATGAAAAGCGAGGTATCATCATATTAACAGATCCTGATACAGCAGGAGAAAGAATTCGTCGCGTATTAACAAAAAAATTCCCTAATGCACAGCATGCTTTTGTCCCTCGTGATGAAGCTTTTGCAAATGATGATATTGGCATAGAACAAGCATCTCCAGAATCCATTAGAAAGGCTTTATCTACATTACATGTAGAATCCTTGGAATCATCTAACGAATTTTCTATGGTAGATCTAGTTCGTCATGGGTTATCAGGTATGCCAGATAGTGCTGCTCGCCGTGCGGTTATTGGTGCTAAGTTAGGCATTGGTTATGGCAATGGGAAACAGTTTTTATACTGTTTAAATCACTACGGTATAAGCCGAGATGCTTTTGAAGAGGCTGTAAATAGTTAA
- the ppk1 gene encoding polyphosphate kinase 1: protein MFSNAKYYFNRELSWLKFNQRVLLESIDTNTPLLERLRFIAIASSNLDEFFMIRVAGLRHQVVNGIVKYDAAHMDAKAQLKAIDESVQRLVSMQSTYLKNVLSELESHGFYFTYPDQLDVKSKAWLRHYFEEHIYPVVTPLAVDSGHPFPFLTNHTINAIVRIFQVLPDGTKDYKIAILPIPSVLNRIIEIPSRSNKEHRFVYLEDVITYYATQFFQGYGIEDFMVFRITRDADLEIDEEEATDLLSEVEASLRRRRRGDAVRLEVCGDVKDNLLDFVLTSVELEPKDVYRIDGHLDCRMYFDFCNYPGLDHLRYAPFEPKLPSELVDHEGESLFSVIGKQDLFVHHPFESFAVVEQFIAQAATDPDVLAIKQTLYRVSGDSPIIASLIKAADNGKQVTVLMEVKARFDEENNIHMARRLEKAGCHVIYGLKGLKTHSKITMVVRREDTGIRRYVHLATGNYNGKTARMYTDCGIFTCNDEYGDDASRFFNLISGYSDPPIWNKFIVAPLNLREKIMELIDREIEFAKQGEEAYIIGKMNSLLDKEVIAKLYEASAAGVRIDLIVRGICTLRPGIAGVSDNITVRSVVGRFLEHHRLFYFRNGGNESLFLSSADWMPRNLNERVELMIPIEDKCHKERVKGILDLYLEDTLKAHIMRADGSYRKINDREHPISAQEELMKEAIAREYKESMTVIERLQPMFKMNK from the coding sequence ATGTTCAGTAATGCAAAGTATTATTTTAACCGTGAATTATCTTGGTTAAAGTTTAATCAGCGCGTTTTATTAGAGTCTATTGATACCAATACTCCTCTATTAGAACGACTTCGATTTATTGCTATTGCTAGCTCTAATTTAGATGAGTTCTTTATGATTCGTGTAGCCGGGTTACGTCATCAAGTGGTCAATGGTATTGTTAAGTACGATGCGGCTCATATGGATGCTAAGGCACAGTTAAAGGCTATTGATGAGTCTGTACAGCGCCTCGTATCGATGCAAAGTACATATCTAAAGAATGTATTGTCTGAATTAGAATCTCATGGATTTTATTTTACCTATCCAGATCAGTTAGACGTAAAATCAAAGGCTTGGTTACGTCACTATTTTGAAGAACATATCTACCCTGTTGTAACGCCTCTAGCCGTTGACTCTGGACATCCATTTCCATTTTTAACAAACCATACCATCAATGCTATTGTACGTATTTTTCAAGTATTGCCGGATGGTACAAAAGATTATAAAATTGCAATCTTACCAATTCCGTCTGTACTAAATCGTATTATTGAAATACCTAGCCGTAGCAATAAAGAGCATCGCTTTGTATATTTGGAGGATGTGATTACCTATTATGCGACTCAATTCTTCCAAGGTTATGGTATAGAAGATTTTATGGTGTTCCGTATAACTCGTGATGCGGATTTGGAAATTGATGAAGAAGAAGCAACAGATTTGCTTTCTGAGGTAGAAGCATCTTTGCGTCGTCGACGTCGTGGTGATGCGGTACGATTAGAGGTTTGTGGTGATGTAAAGGATAATCTGTTAGACTTTGTACTCACCAGTGTTGAATTAGAGCCAAAGGATGTATATCGTATAGATGGTCATCTTGATTGTCGTATGTATTTTGATTTCTGTAACTATCCAGGTCTAGATCATCTTCGTTATGCTCCATTTGAACCTAAACTTCCTAGTGAATTAGTAGATCATGAAGGGGAAAGTCTATTCTCTGTTATTGGAAAGCAAGACTTATTTGTTCACCATCCCTTTGAGTCTTTTGCGGTGGTAGAACAATTTATAGCACAAGCAGCTACGGATCCAGATGTATTGGCTATTAAACAAACTTTATATCGCGTCAGTGGCGATTCGCCTATTATAGCTTCACTTATAAAAGCGGCCGATAATGGCAAGCAAGTAACCGTACTTATGGAGGTTAAAGCACGGTTTGATGAAGAAAATAATATTCATATGGCACGCCGCTTAGAAAAGGCTGGCTGTCATGTTATTTATGGCTTGAAAGGTCTTAAAACTCACTCCAAGATTACCATGGTTGTTCGTAGAGAAGATACCGGTATTAGACGTTATGTTCACCTAGCTACAGGTAACTATAATGGTAAGACGGCACGAATGTATACGGACTGTGGCATATTCACATGTAATGACGAATATGGTGATGATGCATCTCGTTTCTTTAATTTAATTTCCGGCTATTCCGATCCTCCAATTTGGAATAAATTTATTGTAGCCCCTTTAAATTTGCGGGAAAAAATAATGGAATTGATTGATCGTGAAATTGAATTCGCAAAACAGGGAGAAGAGGCTTATATCATTGGCAAAATGAATTCCTTGCTCGATAAAGAAGTCATCGCTAAACTCTATGAAGCTTCTGCTGCAGGTGTTCGCATTGATCTCATCGTTCGTGGTATCTGTACACTTCGACCTGGCATTGCTGGAGTAAGTGATAATATAACGGTTCGTTCCGTCGTAGGGCGTTTTTTAGAACATCATCGTTTATTTTATTTCCGTAATGGGGGAAATGAAAGTCTATTCCTATCTAGTGCAGACTGGATGCCACGGAATTTAAATGAACGTGTAGAACTTATGATTCCTATTGAAGATAAATGTCATAAGGAGCGCGTTAAAGGTATTTTAGATTTATATTTAGAAGATACCTTAAAAGCTCATATTATGAGAGCAGATGGTTCGTATCGTAAAATTAATGATAGAGAACATCCAATTTCTGCTCAAGAGGAGCTTATGAAAGAAGCTATTGCTCGAGAGTACAAGGAATCGATGACCGTTATTGAGCGTTTACAACCAATGTTTAAAATGAATAAATGA